The following proteins are co-located in the Bacillota bacterium genome:
- the cphA gene encoding cyanophycin synthetase: protein MEIADISVYSGRNIYSHYPVIKVRLDLGEYADRTSAQLPLFADRLLSVLPSLQEHHCSRGCSGGLAQRLNEGTYLGHVVEHIILELQHLAGFKTLYGKTRSTEDPAMYEIVVEYQVAAAATEAAHQAVAIVNALLEGKTPPEIEAVLKRLQDLAARFQLGPTSRALVQAALSRNIPVLRLDDSCLIQLGYGHSQRRIEAALTSLTSCLAVDIAGDKSRTKKILHQAAIKVPAGRLVVAEEEAVTAFRELEGPVVLKPESGNQGKGVSLNLNTVAEVRAAYTLARNFGQRVLIEKHIAGRHLRALVVNGKAVAVAERLPAHVVGDGKHNLRQLIEVTNNDPSRGEGHEKVLTKIKVDPVVIMALARSGLTFDYVPTAGETVFLRQNANLSTGGTACDVTAAVSADIKLVAERAARAVGLDVAGVDLVVPDLAATVAEVTAIEVNAAPGLRMHIAPSAGSSQPVAEAIVDYLFPPGSNSRIPVVSVTGTNGKTTTVRLLAHILAGSGSRVGFACTDGVYIHGHCVWSGDNAGYRGARLLLEDSTVEAVVLETARGGLIRDGLAYDWADVGVITNISEDHLGQYGIDTLEDLAQVKALVVEAVPSSGYAVLNADDSRAEPMAKRAHCQVIYFSAATDNLLVQQHLQGGGRAVFVHNGVIVAQEGSSWRRVEKVGRIPITLGGRAKHNLANALAAVAAAWGLAVPWGLIRRGLHTFYSDLNNNPGRANLFSLGNTKVLIDYGHNAASYCSTLELAQALGARRLLGVIGVPGDRPDHLIQRVGRTAAGFDHIYIKEDEDKRGRAVGEVAELLLEGVRSAGVSTERIRVVLREDEALEAALADSQAGDLVVVFYEQLERVLAVIRTAHQSCSGFQQKVSG, encoded by the coding sequence GTGGAAATTGCAGACATCTCTGTGTACAGTGGCCGCAATATCTACAGCCATTATCCTGTAATCAAGGTGAGGCTGGATTTGGGAGAATACGCCGACCGGACCAGTGCTCAACTGCCGCTGTTTGCCGATCGACTGTTATCTGTGCTGCCTTCTTTGCAGGAGCATCACTGCTCGCGCGGCTGTTCGGGCGGATTGGCCCAGCGGTTGAACGAAGGAACGTATCTGGGCCATGTGGTGGAGCATATAATCCTGGAGCTACAGCATTTAGCTGGTTTCAAGACTTTGTACGGGAAAACACGCTCAACTGAAGATCCGGCTATGTATGAAATCGTGGTTGAGTACCAAGTGGCAGCAGCCGCCACCGAGGCAGCGCATCAAGCGGTGGCAATAGTTAATGCTTTACTGGAAGGAAAGACACCGCCGGAAATTGAAGCGGTTCTCAAACGCTTACAGGACCTGGCCGCGCGCTTCCAACTGGGTCCCACTAGCCGGGCTTTGGTTCAAGCGGCTCTGAGCCGGAACATTCCGGTGCTTCGGCTGGACGACAGCTGTCTTATTCAACTGGGTTACGGCCACAGCCAACGGCGAATCGAGGCCGCTCTAACGTCTCTTACCTCGTGTTTGGCGGTGGATATTGCCGGGGATAAGTCACGGACCAAGAAAATATTGCACCAGGCTGCCATCAAGGTCCCGGCAGGACGGCTGGTAGTGGCAGAGGAAGAAGCTGTGACCGCTTTTCGAGAGCTGGAAGGCCCGGTGGTGCTAAAACCCGAATCCGGTAATCAGGGCAAAGGGGTGTCGCTGAACTTAAATACAGTGGCCGAGGTTCGTGCCGCTTATACGCTGGCCCGCAACTTCGGACAGCGGGTTCTGATCGAAAAACATATTGCCGGGCGCCACTTGCGCGCTTTGGTTGTAAACGGCAAAGCAGTGGCAGTGGCCGAACGCCTTCCGGCCCATGTGGTGGGTGACGGTAAGCACAACTTGCGCCAGCTGATTGAAGTGACCAATAATGATCCCAGCCGCGGCGAAGGCCACGAGAAAGTGTTGACCAAGATTAAGGTGGACCCGGTGGTTATTATGGCTCTGGCCCGATCCGGCTTAACTTTTGACTATGTTCCCACAGCAGGGGAAACAGTGTTTCTGCGCCAGAACGCTAATTTGTCTACTGGCGGTACCGCCTGTGATGTTACCGCAGCGGTAAGTGCGGACATCAAACTGGTGGCTGAGCGAGCTGCCCGGGCAGTTGGGCTGGATGTGGCCGGGGTGGATTTGGTGGTACCAGATTTAGCCGCTACGGTAGCGGAAGTGACAGCAATTGAGGTTAACGCCGCTCCCGGATTGCGAATGCATATTGCTCCCAGTGCCGGAAGCTCCCAGCCAGTGGCAGAAGCTATTGTGGACTATCTTTTCCCTCCCGGGAGCAACAGTCGAATTCCGGTGGTGTCGGTTACCGGAACCAATGGCAAGACCACCACTGTTCGCTTGCTGGCTCACATACTGGCCGGGAGCGGATCCAGGGTGGGATTTGCCTGTACGGACGGGGTCTATATCCATGGCCACTGCGTTTGGAGCGGTGACAACGCCGGTTATCGCGGTGCCCGGTTGTTGCTGGAGGATTCCACTGTGGAGGCGGTAGTGCTGGAGACAGCCCGGGGCGGACTGATTCGTGACGGACTGGCTTATGACTGGGCCGATGTGGGTGTTATCACCAATATCAGCGAAGATCACCTGGGCCAGTACGGGATCGATACGCTGGAGGATCTGGCCCAGGTCAAAGCTCTGGTTGTTGAGGCGGTCCCCAGCAGCGGTTATGCGGTGCTGAATGCTGACGATTCTCGGGCCGAGCCCATGGCTAAACGGGCTCACTGCCAGGTTATTTATTTCAGTGCGGCAACGGACAATCTGTTAGTGCAGCAACATCTGCAGGGCGGGGGACGAGCCGTGTTTGTTCACAACGGGGTAATTGTGGCTCAGGAAGGCTCCAGCTGGCGCCGAGTGGAAAAGGTGGGGCGAATTCCGATTACCCTGGGCGGTCGAGCTAAGCATAATTTAGCTAATGCTTTGGCGGCTGTAGCCGCAGCCTGGGGGCTAGCAGTTCCCTGGGGGTTGATTCGCCGCGGTCTACACACGTTCTACTCCGATCTTAACAATAATCCGGGCCGAGCAAACCTGTTCTCGCTTGGAAATACCAAGGTACTCATCGATTATGGGCACAACGCAGCCAGTTATTGCAGCACGCTGGAGCTAGCGCAGGCACTGGGAGCTAGGCGCCTGCTGGGGGTAATCGGTGTACCGGGGGATCGTCCCGATCACTTGATACAGCGCGTAGGGCGGACAGCCGCCGGTTTTGACCACATTTACATTAAGGAGGACGAAGACAAAAGAGGCCGAGCCGTGGGGGAGGTGGCAGAACTGCTGCTGGAAGGTGTACGTTCGGCCGGTGTTTCCACGGAAAGAATCCGAGTGGTGTTGCGCGAAGATGAGGCCTTGGAAGCGGCTCTGGCTGACAGCCAAGCTGGAGACCTGGTGGTGGTGTTTTATGAGCAATTAGAGCGGGTGCTGGCCGTTATTCGCACTGCCCACCAATCCTGTTCCGGCTTCCAGCAAAAAGTCAGCGGCTAA